The following are encoded in a window of Cygnus atratus isolate AKBS03 ecotype Queensland, Australia chromosome 20, CAtr_DNAZoo_HiC_assembly, whole genome shotgun sequence genomic DNA:
- the LOC126913539 gene encoding fibrinogen-like protein 1-like protein: MVLQCLLPLACVLVLAAPGLSMPIQTLNIFKMTLSNTSASALKKTSWPKDCSELVSGSPSGIYIIQPTGLHPIMVYCEMNVTNGGWTVIQRNQKDTAVTWAESWSTYKYGFGNVRSEYWLGTEYIHQITKQKVYQVRFVIWDASNNIRFADYNLFSLDDESHGYRLRLGSYTGTAGDAMDSDNPSNVHNNMKFSTKDMDQDTSRKNCASHSGGGWWYSACYSVRLNFKGGMTWGSLCKGDCKSSLILIKPAPYH; this comes from the exons ATGG tATTGCAGTGCCTTCTACCTCTTGCTTGTGTTCTGGTCTTGGCTGCCCCAGGTCTCTCCATGCCTATACAAACCCTAAACATCTTCAAGATGACTCTCTCCAACACTTCGGCAAGTGCTCTGAAGAAAACCA GTTGGCCCAAAGACTGCAGCGAGCTTGTCTCTGGCAGCCCCAGTGGCATCTACATAATCCAGCCCACAGGCCTCCACCCCATCATGGTGTACTGTGAAATGAATGTGACAAATGGGGGCTGGACGGTCATCCAGAGGAACCAGAAAGACACAGCTGTCACCTGGGCTGAGTCCTGGAGCACCTATAAATACGGCTTTGGGAACGTGCGCAGTGAGTACTGGCTGGGCACCGAGTACATCCATCAGATCACCAAGCAGAAGGTCTACCAGGTCAGATTTGTCATCTGGGATGCCTCAAACAACATCAGATTTGCAGACTACAACCTCTTCAGTCTGGATGATGAGTCCCATGGCTACCGGCTGAGGCTGGGCTCCTAcacagggacagcaggggaTGCCATGGACTCAGACAATCCCAGTAATGTGCACAACAACATGAAATTCTCCACAAAAGACATGGATCAAGACACTTCAAGAAAGAACTGTGCATCCCACTCTGGGGGTGGGTGGTGGTACTCGGCATGTTATTCTGTACGGCTGAATTTCAAGGGTGGCATGACATGGGGTAGCCTGTGTAAAGGGGACTGCAAATCTTCCCTTATCCTCATCAAACCAGCTCCTTACCACTAG
- the LOC118254062 gene encoding fibrinogen-like protein 1-like protein: MTPRLQAGARLLRRNLVLLPVVMVMLLLCVSAGPAVPTASSRTAAFAGFPADCSHLRKTSPSGVYVIQPAKSPPRVVWCDMDTEGKGWTVVQRNSHDTELTWKQSWTTYKYGFGNVQGDHWLGTEYLHLLTQQGTYKVRFVVRNKANVTHYAEYDIFSVESEATGYPLRLGRFSGDGDDYLTSYYPKKGGIHDNMKFSTTDRDQDQYSGNCASSYGGWWYDRCQNVLLNAKNHILWPGFCDSGDCASSLILVKPTDVCYLY; the protein is encoded by the exons ATGACCCCAA GGCTTCAGGCTGGGGCACGCCTGCTCCGCAGGAACCTTGTCCTTCTGCCTGTGGTGATGGTGATGCTTCTCCTCTGTGTGAGTGCAGGTCCAGCAGTACCCACTGCCAGCTCCCGGACTG ctgcttttgcagGTTTCCCCGCAGACTGCAGCCATCTCCGCAAGACCAGTCCCAGTGGGGTGTATGTCATCCAGCCAGCAAAGTCTCCCCCACGGGTGGTGTGGTGTGACATGGACACCGAAGGCAAGGGATGGACTGTTGTCCAGAGAAACTCTCATGACACTGAGCTCACTTGGAAGCAGTCCTGGACCACCTACAAGTATGGCTTCGGGAATGTGCAGGGTGATCACTGGCTGGGCACCGAGTACCTGCACCTGCTCACACAGCAAGGCACCTACAAGGTCCGCTTCGTTGTGCGGAATAAAGCCAATGTTACCCATTATGCTGAATATGACATCTTCAGTGTGGAGAGCGAGGCCACTGGATACCCACTGAGGCTGGGTCGGTTTTCTGGTGATGGGGATGACTACCTGACCAGCTACTACCCCAAGAAGGGGGGAATACACGACAACATGAAGTTCAGCACAACCGACAGAGATCAGGACCAGTACAGTGGGAACTGTGCCAGCAGCTACGGGGGCTGGTGGTATGACAGATGCCAGAATGTCCTGCTCAATGCCAAAAACCACATCCTCTGGCCAGGATTCTGCGATAGTGGTGACTGTGCATCCTCCCTCATCCTGGTCAAACCCACAGATGTGTGTTATCTGTATTGA